From Amycolatopsis sp. cg9, one genomic window encodes:
- a CDS encoding GlxA family transcriptional regulator: MHRVVALVRPVQSTFELGIAAEVFGTPRAGVPRHYEFDVCAETPGPVPTTAGYAMSVPRGLSALATAGTVLIPGWAPVEAPLSPRVRRALLRAHARGARLVTICSGVFALARTGLLDGRSATTHWARADQLSREFPRVRVEPDVLYVDHGDVATSAGAGAGIDLCLHLVRKDHGAAHAALVARHMVMPPHREGGQAQFAPPVAAPDALGGLLDWAATRLGTALSVSDLAARAGVSRRTLARRFTDQLGTSPGAWLLARRVTEARTLLEDTDLPVEAIATRVGLTSAVNLRRRFRDQVGTTPGAYRRAFRTPGAP; encoded by the coding sequence ATGCACCGCGTGGTGGCACTGGTGCGGCCGGTGCAGTCGACGTTCGAGCTCGGCATCGCCGCCGAAGTCTTCGGCACGCCACGGGCCGGCGTGCCGCGGCACTACGAATTCGACGTGTGCGCGGAGACGCCGGGCCCGGTCCCGACGACGGCCGGTTACGCGATGTCCGTCCCCCGTGGACTGTCGGCGCTCGCCACCGCGGGCACCGTGCTCATCCCGGGCTGGGCGCCGGTCGAAGCCCCGCTGTCCCCGCGCGTCCGTCGCGCGCTGCTGCGGGCCCACGCCCGCGGCGCCCGCCTGGTGACCATCTGCTCCGGCGTGTTCGCCCTGGCCCGCACCGGCCTGCTGGACGGCCGGTCCGCGACGACCCACTGGGCGCGCGCGGACCAGCTGAGCCGCGAATTCCCGCGGGTGCGCGTGGAACCGGACGTGTTGTACGTGGACCACGGCGACGTCGCCACGAGCGCCGGCGCGGGCGCGGGGATCGACCTGTGCCTGCACCTCGTCCGGAAGGACCACGGAGCCGCGCACGCCGCCCTGGTCGCGCGGCACATGGTGATGCCACCGCATCGGGAGGGCGGCCAGGCGCAGTTCGCCCCGCCGGTCGCGGCTCCGGACGCACTCGGCGGCCTCCTGGACTGGGCGGCCACCCGCCTCGGCACGGCGCTGTCGGTGAGCGACCTCGCCGCGCGGGCGGGCGTCTCCCGGCGCACGCTGGCCCGCCGCTTCACCGACCAGCTCGGCACGAGCCCCGGCGCGTGGCTGCTGGCCCGCCGGGTGACCGAGGCCCGCACCCTGCTGGAGGACACGGACCTGCCGGTGGAGGCGATCGCGACGCGGGTCGGGCTGACGTCCGCGGTCAACCTGCGGCGGCGGTTCCGCGACCAGGTCGGGACCACGCCGGGGGCCTACCGCCGGGCGTTCCGGACCCCGGGCGCGCCCTGA
- a CDS encoding cupin domain-containing protein, giving the protein MHPEILDQDGYTSAAVTEAPVRELFPGIRFRPLWTGADGAHAGVLEMDAGTSWPRRDVHEPGPEEVYVVAGTFHDGARDYPAGTFLHAPAGTWHVPASTTGCTLFLFYPEG; this is encoded by the coding sequence ATGCACCCCGAGATCCTCGACCAGGACGGCTACACCTCCGCCGCCGTCACGGAAGCGCCGGTCCGCGAACTGTTCCCCGGCATCCGGTTCCGTCCACTGTGGACCGGCGCGGACGGTGCGCACGCCGGCGTTCTGGAGATGGACGCCGGCACGTCGTGGCCGCGCCGGGACGTCCACGAGCCCGGCCCCGAAGAGGTCTACGTCGTCGCGGGCACGTTTCACGACGGGGCCCGCGACTACCCAGCGGGCACGTTCCTGCACGCGCCGGCCGGGACGTGGCACGTGCCCGCCAGCACCACCGGCTGCACCCTGTTCCTGTTCTACCCGGAAGGCTAG